The segment TCTTTAATGTCAACAAACGCTTGCTTTTATACTATGGAATCGATGCAAGTATCAAGATTACTAGTCGGATCGATCATGGAACGGTCATCCATGTCGTTGTCCCTACAAAAAATATAGATAGGAATGAAGCAAATGTATAAAATTTTTATTGCAGAAGATGAACATTTGATTCGCGAATCATTGAAGAGGATGATCACTGAATTTTCAACCTTTTTACCTTTGGGCTCTATTGAAGATGCCAGCGATGGCGAACTTGCTTTATCAATGATTGCCGAGCAGAAACCAGATATCTTATTGACAGATATTCGTATGCCTTTTATGAATGGGATTGAATTAGCCAATGAAGTAAAAAAACTTTTGCCTGATATCCAAATCATTTTTATTAGTGGATATGATGAATTTACGTATGCAAAAGCTGCGATTCAACTTCAAGTAGCCGAGTATCTGTTAAAACCGATCAAACCTAATGAACTACAAAAAAGCCTAGAACAAATCATTCAAAAACTAGAAGCTGACTCCTTATTGAAACAGTCTAAAGAAACAAATGGCTATTCCTTAGAAGTACAAAAAAACTTCTACTTGAATGCCCTGTTCAATAATCAGTTACTACTTTCAGAAGCAATTGAAGAAGGTCGAAAACTTGAACGTGAAATCGCCGGAAATAAATATATGGTTCTTTTGATCGCAAATCATACAAATAAATTTTTTTCAGATTATGATATTTTTCATGAAAAGATGGCTGAGCTATTCGATCACGATAAACAAATACTTTTTTCTTCCCTTTCTTCACGATTTATCAAACTATTGATTTTTGATCCAAATGAAGATCTATTACAAAAAAAAGCAAATCAGGTTGCATTGCTTTCTCACAAAACATTAGGGCATACAACAGATGATTTAGTTATTGCAATCGGATATCCTGTGAAACGAATCAGCGAAATTCCACATAGTTATCAGACTGCTGTTCATTTGCTCAGTTACTTGAAGATCGATCCTAAAATAAAAATTCTTTCTTATTTAGATTATGAAAAAAAGCTTGGCAATTACGGACAATCTTTTGATCTAAAAGAATCCATTCGTTTACTAAGAAAAAGCGAAATTTCTTCGTTTGTTGAGAAGTTGGTCAAACAGACCAATCAACATGCCGATCCACTTCTCGTTAGGCATCTGATCATCAATGAGTTGAATGAATTAGTAACGATACGTCAAAACCAAACCAATCAAGTCGTTTCTTTTACCACTACAGAGGAAATTCCGAACATTCTGTCAGAGAGGCCTCTCTTCATCCAATACCTTGAACAAATGATTTACTTTTTAAAAGAAATGGTACTTGAGAATCACATGAATCAATATAAAGAAGTACTCGAACAATCCATCACGTATATTGAAAACCACTATTTTGAACCAGAGCTTTCTCTTAAAGAAGTGGCTAATCATGTCCATTTGAGCAGCTCACATTTCAGTACGATTTTTTCTCAAGGAATAGGACAAACATTTATTGACTATCTTACTGAACAACGATTGAGCATGGCTAGGCGACTTTTGCGGGAAACCAATTCAAAACTATCTGTCATAGCCTCAGAAGTGGGATACAATGATCCAAATTATTTTAGTTCTATTTTTAAGCGAAAAGAAAAAATCTCACCAAAAGAGTATCGAAAAATGAAAAAAAATCGTACACATTCTTTACAAGAAAATAATTATCTAGTCAACAAATAAGCAACAAAGTCGCGGAGTATTTTTTTCAGTTTAGTCTGAAAAAGTTGTTACTTTCTTAACTGGACTACTTGCTATAATTATAGAAATAGTGAAAAAAGAAAGGAATACGCGTGTGAAAGCAGAAATAAAGAAATTACCTGTGATTATTGTTGGAATCATTAGTATTACTGTGGGACTAAATATGTTTTTGCTTCCACATCAAATTGCTTCAGCAGGCGTAGGATCAATTGGTTTTCTTCTAGAAATGGTCTTGCTGATCGACCGGACATTGATTGTTTGGGCAATCAATCTAGCGATGCTGTGTTTAGCTTTTATCTTTCTGGAAAGAGCAGTTTTTTTTAAAATTCTGATAGGTAGTTTGATATTTCCGATTATTTTAGCATACACACCGGCTTTGGTAATCACCCAACATTTCCCAATCGCCTTAGTCGCTGGCAGTTTTCTATTTAGTCTTGGAATATTCATTCTTTATCAAATCGGCGCGTCAAACGGCGGGGTTACGGTTCCCCCATTGATTTTCAAAAAATATTTTGGAATCGAACATGCTCTAGGCGTTTTACTTACAAATACCGTGATCATCGCTCTAAACCTTGTGATTCTTGGGATAAGACAAGCGGTTATCTCTGCCATCTCCATTTATCTCATTTCATTTTTCATGAAAAAACTATTACAATTTCAAACTCAATTTTTAGCTATTAAGCCGATTGATTTAGTGAATGAGAGTTCGCCTATTCTAGATGAACAACCTAATAAAAATCTAGCAGAATAAGCATTGTAACTAATAGCTATTAGAAAACAACCCATGAAATCCAAAAATAGGAAACTATTTTCGGGGTTTCATGGATTGTTTTCTATCGTTTAATTTTATCCATTCTTTAGTTGGAATGAGTTGAATCAAAATGACCACTTCCAAATAAAGTGTCTGGACATTAGTCCTATCACACACCTAAAACCGAATAAACAGCAGAAACAAAAGTAACATCATTGGAAATAAGGCACCATCCACTAAAACAAATTTCGTGGATGGTGCCTTTTTTTCGAGGCTAAGCACTTATGCTTCGATTTCTTGCTTATCGAGGTAAAAGTACTCTATTGTATCTTATCTTCTACTTTTTATCCTTATTTTCCTCTTTATTTTCTTGTTCTTCATCTTCCTCTTTGATCACACGTTCGACACGATCTTCATCCTTTTGTAATTCACGACGTTTACGTTTGAATAGTCCAAAGAATCCCGCAAAAGCAACAAGTATTCCACCAACAAATTTTCCAAAAATCCCTGAAGTTGAACCAGTCTTAGGTAATTGCTTACCTGAAACATCTTCAGAGTCACTTGTTCCTTGTGTGTTAGTCGTTTGGTTATTACTAGATAATCCATCGTTAGAGCTGTTATCACTTAGTACTTGGGTTCTTACAATTTGATTATCTGTATTGGTAGTCTCAGTTGTTGTGGTACTACTTAAATCAGTTCCTCCACCACCGGTTCTTGGATTTACCTCTGGTGTTGTCGTGCCTAGGTCGGTTTCGCCGTCTCCTGTAACTGGATCGACTTCTGGTGTGCCTGTTCCTGGGTCAGTTTCGCCGCCTGTGCTTGGGTCTACCTCTGGCGTGCCTATTCCTGAATCGGTTTCCCCGCCTGTACTTGGGTCTACTTCTGGTGTGCCTGTTCCTGGATCGGTTTCCCCGCCTGTACCTGGATCTACCCCTGGTGTACCGGTTTCGGGATCAGTTTCCCCGCCTGTGCTTGGTTCTACCTCTGGCGTAGTTGTTCCTGGATCAGTCTCGCCTCCACCTGTTCCGGGATCGACTTCTGGTGTGACCGTGCCGGGGTTAATAGGTATTAACGGATCAATTTCTGGCGTGACCGTGTTTAGACTTTTATCTGGTATTACGATATCTACACCTGGAATACTTGCTCCTGGTTGACTTGGTAAAACTGGATTGACAATTGGAATACCTGCATCTGGCTTATCTGGAATCGTTGGGTCTACCTCTGGCGTGCCTGTCTCAGGATCAGTTTCATCACCTGTGCCTGGATCGACTTCCGGTGTTGTCGTTCCTGGATCAGTTTCGCCGCCTGTGCCGGGGTCTACTTCCGGCGTTGTCGTTCCGGGATCAGTTTTGCCGCCACCTGTGCCTGGATCGACTTCTGGTGTGCCTGTGCCGGGGTCAGTTTCGCCGCCCGTTCCGGGATCTACCTCTGGCGTAGTTGTTCCTGGATCAGTCTCGCCGCCCGTTCCGGGATTGACTTCCGGTGTTGTCGTTCCGGGATCGGTTTCGTCGCCTGTGCCTGGATCAGTAGTTTCTCCGCCACCGGCGCCGGGATCTACCTCTGGCGTAGTTGTTCCTGGATCAGTAGTTTCTCCGCCACCTGTGCCTGGATCGACTTCTGGTGTAGTTGTTCCTGGGGTCACTTGTGGGTTGGTTGCATCCGGTGTTGTTGCATCTGGTGAAGCCATATCCGTCATTGAGGAAGAAATATAAGCAAATTCTCCCCCGATTTGGTAGATATTAAAGTTCGTATCTTTCACAACGATCGTAAAATCACTGCCGCTTCCGTTTGCACCAGTTAAATAACCAGCATACTGAACCCCATTGACCATGATTGGTTGAGCAACAAACTGATTATAAGACACACCGTCTACTGTTATATTGACCGTACTTATAACTGAAGAAAAGTTTGTCTGAGAAACCTGTCCTGTTTTCACAGTTACTGCCGAATTCGCTGTAATCGTGTGTCCGCCATATCCACCACCAGAAAACGTCGCTGTCTGATTCCATCCTGCTAATCCAGCTGCGTCTTCTGCGAGATTACCATCAACTGCTCCCCCAGGACTAATACCTGATTGAGAACCACTATACGTTGGCATCGACATCTCATCTGCGTATGCTGTAGTTGAATCAGTGGCTTTTTGCTCGTCTAAACTAACGGTCACATATTCATATTTCAATGACTCGATCACTTGATCTTTTGCTTGGATTTCATAGTAAGTTGTATTTTCATCCGCTAATTGATCAACGAAATTTACTTTTACATTGATATTGGATTCATCTGTATTTAACCAAGAATCTGTGTTCTCAAAACTCCGTACACCGTGCAAGGATAAAGACGTTTTCAAGCTGTCGACTGTACTACCGAACTGAACAGGTGAGACCAAGTAATGACCATTGATCTCTAAAGGCAATCCATGTGTCGACGAAGAAAATGTGAAATAACCATCTGCTTGATTTTTACCATGGTCGGTAGAAATAGACTCATCATGATAAACTGCATAATAGGTACTACCTTCATAAGTGATGGAAAAATTCTTCTCCATTGCATCTTCAAAATCGCTTTTGATTTCATCTGTTAATTTTGCTTGACCATTTTCTGCTTTCACGTTCAGAGAAAAGCCTGTATCGATTTTCATATTTCCTAATACTGCACCATCATCCGCGGTAAAGTTGGTGCTTTCAGGTTTCGTTTTAGATGAGAAACTTAAGGATTTTTCTCTCGTACTTGCAACTACTTTTGAATCTTTCCAGTTTGCAGAATCTTCATAAGCCTTTTCTTTGGATTCATATAAATGAGGAGAGACCGTTTTATAATTATCTTGTGAAGTTACCTTCACATTCGGATTTGCTTGGATCAATTGCCGATAGCTTGACATTTTCATTACTTGCGCATCACTTGTAGATAAAGTGGAAGTTTGGTAATAAACGTCCGCATCTTTGATTCCTAGAATTTGTTGGATATCATATGCCGTATGACTATCACTGACTTTGATCCCTTCTCCTTCATACATAGAAGAAAGTTTTTCTTTACTTGGTAGTTGATCCATTAACTTAGCTACAAAGCCAGTATTTGTCTTCACACTGCTACTTTGACCTTTTTGTAAGGATTGATTCAATTCATCCACAGAAGTATGTTCAATATCTTGGATGGTCTCATCTTCAACAAGTCGCTTTTCGGACAAAGAGGAACTGTCTGCAGAGGCAGAAAGATTTGGAATCGTGACGCCACCGATAAATGCACCAGCACCTACTGTCAACAGTGCGCCAGCTTCAATCATTCGCTTTTGTTTTTTTGACATCTCTTTATCTGGTTTATTTAATTTCATTTGATCTCTCTTCTTTGCCATCACGACCACTCTCTCTTTCTTTTTCCCTAACTAAAGAGGCTAATATTTTTGTAAAACCTAGAGGATTCTTGTAGCCATGTTCATAAAAGAAATCCGTAAATTCAATTTCTGGCACGGTCACATTTTTTTGGATTGCTAAACTGATGATATTGACATATTGAGAAATATCAACTGTTCCTAGAACCTGCAATCCTAAGATTTTTTTTGTTTTCTTCTCATAAACTAGATAAATACTTGAATAATGATTCTTTCTGCCTTTTTCAATTGGTGAGTATTTGACAATCGATTCATGCACAAGCTGTCCGCCACGCTCTAGATAACGATTCTGGTAGTGTACTTCTTCTGCATCATATCCGAATTTTCTTGCTTGATTCAATGTAATCCCAGTATTCGCAATGGTAAATCCATCCATATTGAATTTATAAGTCCCTGTGGTCATTGCTACTTCTTGCTTTTTCTCGTGGATATTGACAGCAGCGATCAGTCCTTGACGAAAAGCATCGGAAGCATGAGGATTATAAATATTTTCTTTGGTCAAGTCCATATAAGTCGTAGAACAATCCCCTATCGCTAAAATCGAATCATCTGTTGTATACATGTACTTATCAACGACGATTGCTCCACGGTCACCGGTTTCGACTTGTCCAGCTAATAAGAACGAATTTGGTCGGAAGCCAACAGAAACAAAGACGCCATCTGCACGGATAGTCAAATCAGAAGAAGTTTCAACTTCGATTTTAGGTCGACTCCAGATTTTTTTATCAATTGTATGGTAGCTTGTCACTCTAGTACCTAGTAATAGTTGGATACCTTCTTCTTCTAGTTGCTTCTCTACTTCGATTGCGGCATTCTCATCCAAATATTTGTCAAGGATTCTTGCATTTGATTGGATCAAAGTGACTTTCATTTTTCGTTGAGCTAAGATACGAGCAATCTCTACACCGACCAGTCCAGCGCCAATCACTACCGCATGATGGGCTTCTGATATAAATTTTTCAATTGCTTCAGCATCCTTACGCTCTTTCAAAAGAAAAAGTGTCTCATTCAGTTTTCCGCCAGTTGGAGGAAGGTTGGGATACGAGCCCGCAGCCATGATCAATCGGTCATAAGTTATTTCGTGCTCATGTTGACTTAACACATTTCTAAAATTCAACGTCTTCTTTTTCGCATCGATGTTGGTTACTTCTTTTTGAATGCGTAAATCCACTCCTTGAGCAATAATTTCATGCGGTGTTGCATAATTTGCTTGGGAGTGGATATCTTGATGTCCCATCAAAAATAATGGGATTGTTTGGGAGACAAATGTTATTTCATCTTTTTTTCAAATACGATTACTTCATCGTCTGGATATTCCTCACGAATACGAAGTGCTGCGGCAATCCCCGCGTGGTTTCCTCCAACAATTATGATCCTCATCAACTGCCTCCTTCATTAATAAAAGCATGCTATAAAATATACATACGGTTATTTTTAATCTACTATTTATATAAATTATATCACTTAGAAAGACTAGTTGTCAGTTATAAAGGTCTAACCACTAAGACGCAATGAAGCAACTATTTCCTCTTCCATTTATTCAAATCGGTATATTAAAGAATATAATCTTTCTTGCTTCAACGGATGAAATATACCGTTCATTTTTTTAGTAAACATCCAGTCATAAAGTAGATATGCTTATTTGTTGAATATCATAAAAAAATAATTTTTTACGATATCAACTATATGTAGACGGACATATGAAGTTCCCATTCCATTGTTGGTTTAACTACACGGTGACTATTTGATTATGGATGAATATAATAAATATAACGTTATTTAAAAAAGAGCCATAGAACGGATCGATCAACCATTCCATGACTCTTTATTCTTTTTTATTTAGTAAGACTTATCGCCCCTGTTGCTGCTAATGCTTTCACATCTTTGACACCGAATGTCTCTTCCCAATCTTTCCTAAAATCTGTCACTGCCTTATGAATGGAAGGCATACCGAATACTTGTGCAAAAATATCTGGTGACGCAGTAATACTGTGCGCCCCTTGGCGACAAGCATGATTGACTTGTGCAACATTTTTAAAACTAGCAGCTAAGATCTTACTCTGAGATTGCGTTCGTTCGATTTCCATTGCTAATGCTTTGATAATAGCAACAGCATCGATATTCAGATTTTCCATACGGTTATAATAAGGTGCCACATAATCGGCACCTGCGGCTATTGCTAAGTATCCTTGCATTTCAGAGTAGATAGCGGTTGCAGTGACATATGCTCCTTTGGCTTTCAGTTGTTTGATGGCAGCCAGTCCTGGTTCGTTTACTGGTACTTTAATGAAGATATCCTTACCAAGGTGATCCATGATTACTTGGGCATCAGTTAAGATTTCCTCCGTTGTTTCTCCAACTACTTGTACATGTAAACTTGCTTTTCCAATGAGCTTCTTGATTTCTTTCAAGTGAGCAAACAAATCAATCTTTCCTTCTTTTTTGATGATTGAAGCATTCGACGTTACTCCAGATAGCGGAAGGATCGATTGGTAATAACTAATTTTCTCAATATTGATCGTATCTAACA is part of the Enterococcus mundtii genome and harbors:
- a CDS encoding response regulator, whose amino-acid sequence is MYKIFIAEDEHLIRESLKRMITEFSTFLPLGSIEDASDGELALSMIAEQKPDILLTDIRMPFMNGIELANEVKKLLPDIQIIFISGYDEFTYAKAAIQLQVAEYLLKPIKPNELQKSLEQIIQKLEADSLLKQSKETNGYSLEVQKNFYLNALFNNQLLLSEAIEEGRKLEREIAGNKYMVLLIANHTNKFFSDYDIFHEKMAELFDHDKQILFSSLSSRFIKLLIFDPNEDLLQKKANQVALLSHKTLGHTTDDLVIAIGYPVKRISEIPHSYQTAVHLLSYLKIDPKIKILSYLDYEKKLGNYGQSFDLKESIRLLRKSEISSFVEKLVKQTNQHADPLLVRHLIINELNELVTIRQNQTNQVVSFTTTEEIPNILSERPLFIQYLEQMIYFLKEMVLENHMNQYKEVLEQSITYIENHYFEPELSLKEVANHVHLSSSHFSTIFSQGIGQTFIDYLTEQRLSMARRLLRETNSKLSVIASEVGYNDPNYFSSIFKRKEKISPKEYRKMKKNRTHSLQENNYLVNK
- a CDS encoding YitT family protein; this encodes MKAEIKKLPVIIVGIISITVGLNMFLLPHQIASAGVGSIGFLLEMVLLIDRTLIVWAINLAMLCLAFIFLERAVFFKILIGSLIFPIILAYTPALVITQHFPIALVAGSFLFSLGIFILYQIGASNGGVTVPPLIFKKYFGIEHALGVLLTNTVIIALNLVILGIRQAVISAISIYLISFFMKKLLQFQTQFLAIKPIDLVNESSPILDEQPNKNLAE
- a CDS encoding LPXTG cell wall anchor domain-containing protein — encoded protein: MKLNKPDKEMSKKQKRMIEAGALLTVGAGAFIGGVTIPNLSASADSSSLSEKRLVEDETIQDIEHTSVDELNQSLQKGQSSSVKTNTGFVAKLMDQLPSKEKLSSMYEGEGIKVSDSHTAYDIQQILGIKDADVYYQTSTLSTSDAQVMKMSSYRQLIQANPNVKVTSQDNYKTVSPHLYESKEKAYEDSANWKDSKVVASTREKSLSFSSKTKPESTNFTADDGAVLGNMKIDTGFSLNVKAENGQAKLTDEIKSDFEDAMEKNFSITYEGSTYYAVYHDESISTDHGKNQADGYFTFSSSTHGLPLEINGHYLVSPVQFGSTVDSLKTSLSLHGVRSFENTDSWLNTDESNINVKVNFVDQLADENTTYYEIQAKDQVIESLKYEYVTVSLDEQKATDSTTAYADEMSMPTYSGSQSGISPGGAVDGNLAEDAAGLAGWNQTATFSGGGYGGHTITANSAVTVKTGQVSQTNFSSVISTVNITVDGVSYNQFVAQPIMVNGVQYAGYLTGANGSGSDFTIVVKDTNFNIYQIGGEFAYISSSMTDMASPDATTPDATNPQVTPGTTTPEVDPGTGGGETTDPGTTTPEVDPGAGGGETTDPGTGDETDPGTTTPEVNPGTGGETDPGTTTPEVDPGTGGETDPGTGTPEVDPGTGGGKTDPGTTTPEVDPGTGGETDPGTTTPEVDPGTGDETDPETGTPEVDPTIPDKPDAGIPIVNPVLPSQPGASIPGVDIVIPDKSLNTVTPEIDPLIPINPGTVTPEVDPGTGGGETDPGTTTPEVEPSTGGETDPETGTPGVDPGTGGETDPGTGTPEVDPSTGGETDSGIGTPEVDPSTGGETDPGTGTPEVDPVTGDGETDLGTTTPEVNPRTGGGGTDLSSTTTTETTNTDNQIVRTQVLSDNSSNDGLSSNNQTTNTQGTSDSEDVSGKQLPKTGSTSGIFGKFVGGILVAFAGFFGLFKRKRRELQKDEDRVERVIKEEDEEQENKEENKDKK
- a CDS encoding FAD-dependent oxidoreductase is translated as MGHQDIHSQANYATPHEIIAQGVDLRIQKEVTNIDAKKKTLNFRNVLSQHEHEITYDRLIMAAGSYPNLPPTGGKLNETLFLLKERKDAEAIEKFISEAHHAVVIGAGLVGVEIARILAQRKMKVTLIQSNARILDKYLDENAAIEVEKQLEEEGIQLLLGTRVTSYHTIDKKIWSRPKIEVETSSDLTIRADGVFVSVGFRPNSFLLAGQVETGDRGAIVVDKYMYTTDDSILAIGDCSTTYMDLTKENIYNPHASDAFRQGLIAAVNIHEKKQEVAMTTGTYKFNMDGFTIANTGITLNQARKFGYDAEEVHYQNRYLERGGQLVHESIVKYSPIEKGRKNHYSSIYLVYEKKTKKILGLQVLGTVDISQYVNIISLAIQKNVTVPEIEFTDFFYEHGYKNPLGFTKILASLVREKERESGRDGKEERSNEIK
- a CDS encoding fructose-6-phosphate aldolase, which produces MEFMLDTINIEKISYYQSILPLSGVTSNASIIKKEGKIDLFAHLKEIKKLIGKASLHVQVVGETTEEILTDAQVIMDHLGKDIFIKVPVNEPGLAAIKQLKAKGAYVTATAIYSEMQGYLAIAAGADYVAPYYNRMENLNIDAVAIIKALAMEIERTQSQSKILAASFKNVAQVNHACRQGAHSITASPDIFAQVFGMPSIHKAVTDFRKDWEETFGVKDVKALAATGAISLTK